GGGCGGGAGGCGCTTCTCACGAGCAGCCGGCCGTCAGAACTGCAGTGCGTAGACGTACTCCACCGCGACGGGCTTGTTGCTGGCGTCGCGCGCGGGCCGGAACCGCCACTCCAGCGCCGTGCGGCGCAGCTTCTGGTCGTAGCCCCGGTCGCCGGTCGAGCGGAAATCCACGTCCCGCACCTTCCCGGAGGCGTCGATGCTGAGCCGGACCAGGAGCGAATCCCCCCGGACGCTCCGCGGCGCGTTGCTCGGCGGAAGCAGAACGAACTCCGGCACCGGCGCCTGGATCCGCCCGGCCCCCGTCCCGGTCCCGACCCCGGAGCCGATCCCGCCGCCCGTCCCCCCGCCCGAGCCGCCCCCGGACCCCGGCCCCGTTCCGGAGCCGGTCCCCTCCCCCGTTCCCGTTCCGGTGCCGCCCCCCGCCCCGGCCCCTTCGCCCGCCGACGCGGAGCCGGCACCCTCCTGCCCTCCCGTGGCCGGAGCGGTAGACGGCGCGGCCGGCGCCTGCACGGCCGGACGCGGCGTGGGCACAGGGGGCGGGACTACCGGCTGCGGCTCGGGCTCCGGCGGAGGCGGCACGGGCTCCGGCTCAGGCACCGTGAGCGTCACCTCGTCCGCCGCGGGCGCCGGGGCCGGGGCGATGTCGATGTACGTCACCCGCTCGCCGCCCCCTCCTCCTCCACCGCCCCCGCCTCCGGACGGCCCGTCCGACACCCCCGTGGGCGTGCCGAGGTCGTCCAGCAGCGCGTAGCCGACCCGCCCGCCGCCCAGGAGCGCGAGCGCGACCAGCCCGGCGTGCACGACGGCCGAGAGGGCGATGCTGCGGAGCGCCTGCTTCCGCGACTCCGGGTTGCGGCGGTCGGTGAGGTGCTTGAACAGAGGGCGAACCCCTGCCAGGGTGGACGGAGGCGAAGCGACGCCCCCTGATACGCCCGCTCGCGCCGGGAGATCCACACCCGGGGCGAGCGGGGGCACGCTGCGGCGCATTCATCATACGGACGTCGTGGAGCGGCCGCAAAATCCCCGACGCGCGCACCGGCACCGAAAACACCGGAGAGAACAAAGGGGCCCCGGCACGATGCCGGAGCCCCTCCCCTTCCGTCCTGGCGCTGGACTCAGTCGTCCGCGGCGGCGGCGTCGCCGTCGGCGGAGGCCGAGATCCCCCGCATCCCCAGGACGTCCTTGACCCTGGACTCGATCTCCGCGGCCAGCTCGGGGTTGTCCTGCAGGAACGCCTTGGTGTTCTCGCGCCCCTGCCCCAGGCGCACGTCCCCGTAGGAGAACCAGGCGCCGGACTTGGTGATGACCTCGGACTCCACGCCCAGGTCGACGATGATCCCGTAGTGGTCGATCCCCACGTTGAACATGATGTCGAAGTCCGCCTGCTTGAAGGGCGGCGCCACCTTGTTCTTGACCACCTTCACGCGGGTCTTGTTCCCCACCAGGACGTCCTTGTCCTTGATGGAGCCGATCCGCCGGATGTCCATGCGGAGCGACGCGTAGAACTTGAGCGCGCGGCCGCCGGTCGTGGTCTCCGGCGAGCCGAACATCACGCCGATCTTCTCGCGGATCTGGTTGGTGAAGATCACGCTGGTCATCGAGCGGTTGATGGCGCCGGTCAGCTTGCGGAGCGCCTGGCTCATGAGCCGCGCCTGCAGGCCGACGTGGCTGTCGCCCATCTCGCCCTCGATCTCGGCGCGGGGGACCAGCGCCGCCACCGAGTCCACCACCACCACGTCCACGGCGCTGGAGCGCACCAGCACCTCGGCGATCTCCAGGGCCTGCTCGCCGGTGTCCGGCTGGGAGACGAGGAGGTTGTCCACGTCGACGCCCAGCTTGCGGGCGTACTCGATGTCGAGCGCGTGCTCCGCGTCCACGAAGGCCGCGACGCCGCCGGTCTTCTGGACGTTGGCGATCACGTGGAGACAGAGCGTCGTCTTGCCCGAAGACTCCGGCCCGTAGATCTCCGTAATGCGCCCGCGCGGGATCCCGCCGATGCCGATGGCCGCGTCCAGGTTGATCGCCCCAGTCGGGATCGCGGGGACCTGCACCTTGGGGCCGTTGATGCCCATCCGCATGATCGAGCCCTTCCCGTAGGCCTTCTCGATCTGCCCGATGGCGACACTGAGCGCCTTCTGCTTGGCGTCGCTGATCTCGACTGTTGCCATGCTTTTCCTCGTCAATTTGTCCCGTTCACTGTCGTTCTGCCGGAGCATGGAATTGTACCCCGACACCAATATGCGGTTCCCGAAAGAAAAGCGAAAGAGCGTTGTTGCGGAGTGTCCACGAAGCGCGCCTGAACCGAGCTATAAATTAACGAATTTCAAGCATTTGCGCTACTACTGGACAGCTCGTCGGCAGCTTCCTCCAGCGCTTCTCCCGCGCGCCGGATCCCGGCGTCGTCCACGTCCAGGTGGGTGACCGCGCGCAGCCGGGCCGGGCCGAACTGGGTGAGCCGCACCCCGCGCCGCTCCATCGCGGCGAGGAGCGCCGCCGGGTCGAGCCGCTCGTCTTCCACCCGGACCATTACGATGTTCGTCTCTGGCGCGTCGGCCGCGAGCCCGGGGACCCGCGCGGCGTGCGCCGCCAGCTCCCGCGCGCGGCGGTGGTCCTCCGCCAGCCGTCCGAAGTTGTGGCGCAGCCCGTACAGCGCCGCCGCCGCGAGCAGCCCCGCCTGCCGCATCCCCCCGCCCAGGCGCCGCCGGACGCGCCAGGCCCGCTCCATCGCTTCCTCCGTCCCCGCCAGCACCGACCCCACCGGGGCGCCGAGCCCCTTGGAGAGCGCCACCATCACGGTATCGGCAGGTGCGGCCAGCTCCTTGAGCGAATGGCCGCTCGCGACCGCCGCGTTGGGGAGGCGCGCGCCGTCCAGGTGCACGTGGACGCCGCGCTCCCGCGCGACCGCCGCCACCGCCTCCATCTGCCGCAGCGGGAGGACGCGCCCGCCCGCGCTGTTGTGCGTGTTCTCCAGGCAGACCAGCGACGTCTGCACCACGTAGGGCGAGCGGGGGCGGATCGCCGCCGCGACGGCCTCGGGAGTGAGCAGACCGTCCTCGGTGGGAACGGCCCGGAGCTGGATCCCGCCCAGCGCGGCGGCTCCCCCCTCCTCCCAGTTGAGGACGTGCCCCTCGGCGTCGATCACCGCCTCCGTGCCGGGCGCGGCCTGCACCAGGAGCGCGGTCTGGTTCGCCATGACCCCGCTGGGGAAGAAGAGCGCGCGCTCCTTCCCCAGCAGCTCCGCGGCGAACGCCTCCAGCTCGTTCACGGTGGGGTCGTCGCCCAGGACAGCGTCGCCCACCTCGGCTTCGGCGATGGCGCGGCGCATCTCCGGCGAGGGGCGCGTGACGGTGTCGGATCGGAGGTCTACGATGGGAAGGGACGATGGCATGGGACGCGGCGGAAGAGGCTGCGGACGAGGAGCGCCAATCTAGCCCGAGCCCAGCAGCGGCGCGAGGGGAGCGGCGGGGCGGAGGGGTTGTGAAGTCC
This region of Longimicrobiaceae bacterium genomic DNA includes:
- the recA gene encoding recombinase RecA, whose translation is MATVEISDAKQKALSVAIGQIEKAYGKGSIMRMGINGPKVQVPAIPTGAINLDAAIGIGGIPRGRITEIYGPESSGKTTLCLHVIANVQKTGGVAAFVDAEHALDIEYARKLGVDVDNLLVSQPDTGEQALEIAEVLVRSSAVDVVVVDSVAALVPRAEIEGEMGDSHVGLQARLMSQALRKLTGAINRSMTSVIFTNQIREKIGVMFGSPETTTGGRALKFYASLRMDIRRIGSIKDKDVLVGNKTRVKVVKNKVAPPFKQADFDIMFNVGIDHYGIIVDLGVESEVITKSGAWFSYGDVRLGQGRENTKAFLQDNPELAAEIESRVKDVLGMRGISASADGDAAAADD
- a CDS encoding GntG family PLP-dependent aldolase; this encodes MPSSLPIVDLRSDTVTRPSPEMRRAIAEAEVGDAVLGDDPTVNELEAFAAELLGKERALFFPSGVMANQTALLVQAAPGTEAVIDAEGHVLNWEEGGAAALGGIQLRAVPTEDGLLTPEAVAAAIRPRSPYVVQTSLVCLENTHNSAGGRVLPLRQMEAVAAVARERGVHVHLDGARLPNAAVASGHSLKELAAPADTVMVALSKGLGAPVGSVLAGTEEAMERAWRVRRRLGGGMRQAGLLAAAALYGLRHNFGRLAEDHRRARELAAHAARVPGLAADAPETNIVMVRVEDERLDPAALLAAMERRGVRLTQFGPARLRAVTHLDVDDAGIRRAGEALEEAADELSSSSANA